A window of the Dyadobacter pollutisoli genome harbors these coding sequences:
- the xerD gene encoding site-specific tyrosine recombinase XerD translates to MWQSYIKHFKNYLRLERSLSGNSVDAYVRDVEKLEEFLELSEITLPPAKITEEHLAAFLKYLSDLGLAAHSQARMLSGIKAFFKYLLLENEITEDPTELLESPRLPRKLPDVLSYEEIESMLAAIDHSTPEGTRNRAIMEVLYSSGLRVSELTGLQLTHCYFDIGFIRILGKGDKVRLVPIGKEAIKYTQIYLEHVRNDIAAQKDSEDIVFLNRRGGQLSRVMIFLMIKDTAEKAGIDKNVSPHTFRHSFATHLIEGGASLRAVQEMLGHESITTTEIYTHLDRDYLRQVITEFHPRA, encoded by the coding sequence ATGTGGCAAAGCTACATCAAACATTTTAAAAATTACCTGCGGCTCGAACGTTCGCTATCCGGGAATTCTGTGGATGCGTACGTCAGGGATGTGGAAAAGCTGGAAGAATTTCTGGAACTAAGTGAAATTACCCTACCGCCTGCAAAAATTACCGAAGAGCATCTGGCCGCATTTTTGAAATACCTGTCTGACCTAGGCCTGGCGGCACATTCGCAGGCACGAATGTTGTCCGGGATCAAGGCTTTTTTCAAGTATCTTTTACTGGAAAACGAAATAACCGAAGATCCTACGGAGCTACTGGAATCACCGCGGCTCCCCCGAAAACTTCCTGACGTGCTTTCGTACGAAGAAATCGAGTCCATGCTGGCTGCTATCGACCATTCCACGCCGGAAGGTACCCGAAACAGGGCCATTATGGAGGTATTATACAGCTCTGGCCTGCGCGTTTCCGAGCTCACGGGCTTACAGCTTACCCATTGCTATTTCGACATTGGTTTTATCCGGATACTTGGAAAAGGAGACAAGGTAAGGTTGGTACCGATCGGGAAAGAAGCGATTAAATACACGCAGATCTATCTGGAACATGTCAGGAATGACATTGCTGCTCAAAAGGACAGCGAAGACATTGTTTTCCTGAACCGGAGGGGCGGACAACTTTCCCGTGTCATGATTTTTTTAATGATCAAAGACACCGCCGAAAAGGCTGGAATTGACAAAAATGTGAGTCCTCACACTTTCCGACATTCATTTGCAACCCACCTCATCGAAGGTGGCGCCAGCCTGCGGGCGGTTCAGGAAATGCTGGGCCACGAATCTATTACTACTACGGAAATTTACACGCATTTGGACCGTGATTACCTGAGGCAGGTTATCACCGAGTTTCATCCACGGGCCTAG